In one Myxococcota bacterium genomic region, the following are encoded:
- a CDS encoding NAD(+)/NADH kinase, translating into MGGWKRIALTVKAGQAGAGPLVGRLAALARRRGLDVVLDTNAATHLGESGGRSLEEVAAHADLLVVLGGDGSVLAAVRAIGARPVAVLGVNLGHLGFLTDVSPAEAEPALEAALRGDFALVERSRFEVTHSRDGRELLRGLVLNDAVITKGSALARLIELEALVDHK; encoded by the coding sequence ATGGGGGGCTGGAAGCGAATCGCGCTCACCGTGAAGGCCGGCCAGGCCGGCGCGGGCCCGCTCGTGGGCCGGCTCGCGGCGCTCGCGCGCCGGCGCGGGCTCGACGTGGTGCTCGACACCAACGCCGCGACTCACCTGGGTGAGTCGGGCGGCCGCAGCCTGGAAGAGGTCGCGGCCCACGCGGACTTACTCGTGGTGCTGGGCGGCGACGGCTCGGTGCTCGCGGCCGTGCGCGCGATCGGCGCCCGGCCCGTGGCGGTGCTCGGCGTGAACCTGGGTCACCTGGGCTTTCTCACCGACGTGAGCCCCGCGGAAGCCGAGCCCGCGCTCGAGGCGGCGCTGCGCGGCGACTTCGCGCTGGTCGAGCGCTCGCGCTTCGAGGTCACTCACTCGCGCGACGGGCGCGAGCTGCTGCGCGGGCTGGTGCTGAACGACGCGGTGATCACCAAGGGCTCGGCGCTCGCGCGCCTGATCGAGCTCGAGGCGCTGGTCGACCACAAG